A genomic window from Populus alba chromosome 19, ASM523922v2, whole genome shotgun sequence includes:
- the LOC140955170 gene encoding disease resistance-like protein DSC1 isoform X2 produces MDKVPRWRADLTYAASISGWDSQVTSPEAKLIREVVQTICKRLNRASPCKLRGLVGVDSRIEKINKLLSIVSSDVRIIGIWGMGGIGKTTIAEAFFYSISSQYEGCHFVPNIRQESEKGRLSDLRDELLSKLLEEENLRVGTPHTGPTFIRDRLCQKKVLLVLDDVNDVRQFHHLIEVPLIGAGSVVVVTSRDKQVLKNVADEIYEVEELNFHEALELFSLNAFKGNHPPKAYMELSIKAINYAKGNPLALQVLGSFLFSRERHFWESQLNEIESFPELNICDLLRIGFDALRDNNTKSIFLDIACFFRGHQVDFVKRILDGCGFKTDIGFSVLIDRCLIKISDDKVEMHDLLQEMAHEVVRKESVDELGRQSRLWSPKDVYQVLTNNLGTGKVEGIFLDVSKIREIELSSTALERMYKLRLLKIYNSEAGVKCRVHLPHGLESLSEELRYLHWDGYPLTSLPSNFRPQNLVEINLSSSKVNQLWRGDQNLVNLKDVNLSNCEHITFMPDLSKARNLERLNLQFCTSLVKFPSAVQHLDKLVDLDLRGCKRLINLPSRINSSCLETLNLSGCANLKKCPETARKLTYLNLNETAVEEFPQSIGELSGLVALNLKNCNLLVNLPKNMYLLESLLIVDISGCSFISRLPDFSRNIRYLYLNGTAIEELPSSIGDLRKLICLDLVGCNRLKNLPSAVSKLVCLEKLSLSGCSSITEFPKVSNNLKELYLNGTAIREIPSSIEWLFDLAELHLRNCKQFEILPSSICKLKKLQRLNLSGCLQFRDFPEVLEPMDCLRYLYLEQTRITKLPSPIRNLKGLACLEVGNCKDLMGINCLVVLQLPERCVDLDCLRKLNLDGCSLSEVPDSLGRFSSLEVLDLSGNDFKTIPISINKLLELQYLGLRNCKRLESLPELPPRLSKLDADNCESLNHYQGFHHSSSTVVEGNIFEFIFTNCSRSHWFNQILAYSLLKFQLYTKRLYHQLPDVPEGPCSFCLPADATPEWFNHQSWGSTVTFQLSSHWANSQFLGFSLCAVFSFGYVSHSLQVKCTYHFRNKHGESRDLVCYLHGWYDEKRINLTHILVGFDPCVVAKEDYMFSEYSEVSVEFQLEFMNGNLLPLDLCQVHECGVRLLYEDGIHCFDLIRSGYFCFYPMNGDELQTMFQAKRARFQGMRWEDYYVMRRTYEFLADLQLLDVVAEPSSFCLPGDATLEWFNHQSWGSTVTFQLSSNWANRKFLGFSLCAVIAFGSASDSFGYASQRLHVKCTYHFRNKHGDSRDLDCYLHGWNDEKRIDDSTCIFMGFDLCVVAKEKDMFCEYSEVSVEFQPEDMYGTLLLLDFCQVVECGVHLLYDGEACRLRLLHANDEDKIQHFHLIMSDSSRFYPLDRDELEVRFQAKRARFQADIWKDYYVMRRTYKFLANLQLPDVPAMPSSFCLPGDVTPEWFSHQSWGSTVTFQLSSNWANSQFFGFSLCVVIAFVSIIHSLQVKCTYHFRNKHGDRRDLDCYLHGWYDEKSIEAAHILVGFDPCVVAKEKDTFIKYSDVSVEFQLEDKNGNLLPSYLCQVIECGVRLLHANEIYRFDFIMQGYYRFHPQDQDGLEAMFQAKRARLQVNRQDYSIMRRTYKFLADLQLGHLVSASRGHLVSTSLEM; encoded by the exons ATGGACAAGGTGCCAAGGTGGAGGGCTGACTTGACATACGCAGCCAGTATATCTGGATGGGATTCACAGGTTACTAG tcCGGAGGCCAAACTCATAAGAGAAGTTGTGCAAACTATCTGTAAGAGGTTAAATCGTGCTTCCCCATGCAAATTAAGAGGTCTGGTTGGAGTAGATTCACGCATTgagaaaatcaacaaattacTATCCATTGTGTCATCAGATGTCCGCATTATAGGAATTTGGGGCATGGGTGGTATAGGCAAGACAACTATCGCGGAAGCTTTCTTCTATAGCATCTCAAGTCAGTATGAAGGCTGCCACTTTGTTCCGAACATAAGGCAGGAATCAGAGAAGGGTCGCTTAAGTGATCTACGAGATGAACTTCTTTCTAAACTACTGGAGGAAGAAAATCTTCGCGTTGGCACACCACATACAGGACCTACTTTCATCAGGGATAGACTCTGCCAAAAGAAAGTTCTCCTTGTTTTGGATGATGTGAATGATGTACGACAATTCCATCATTTAATTGAAGTGCCTCTGATTGGTGCAGGAAGTGTTGTTGTTGTAACATCAAGAGACAAGCAAGTACTTAAGAATGTAGCTGATGAAATATACGAGGTTGAGGAATTAAACTTCCACGAAGCTCTTGAACTCTTTAGCTTGAATGCTTTTAAGGGTAACCACCCCCCAAAAGCTTATATGGAGTTGTCAATCAAGGCAATAAATTATGCCAAAGGCAACCCCttagctcttcaagttttgggTTCCTTCTTGTTCAGTAGAGAAAGACATTTTTGGGAATCTCAATTAAATGAGATCGAAAGCTTTCCCGAGTTGAACATTTGTGACTTGCTGAGAATAGGCTTTGATGCACTACGTGATAATAACACGAAGAGTATATTTCTCGACATTGCATGTTTCTTTAGAGGGCATCAAGTTGATTTTGTAAAGCGGATACTAGATGGCTGCGGTTTCAAAACAGATATTGGATTTAGTGTTCTCATTGACAGGTGTCTCATTAAAATATCTGATGACAAGGTTGAAATGCATGATCTTTTGCAAGAAATGGCCCATGAAGTTGTTCGAAAAGAATCTGTTGACGAGCTAGGAAGACAAAGCAGATTGTGGAGTCCTAAAGATGTATATCAAGTGTTGACCAATAATCTG GGAACTGGAAAAGTTGAAGGGATATTCTTGGATGTTtcaaaaataagagaaattgaGTTGAGTTCTACAGCCTTGGAAAGGATGTATAAACTTAGACtgctaaaaatttataattctgaAGCTGGAGTTAAATGCAGAGTGCACCTTCCTCATGGCCTCGAGTCTCTTTCTGAAGAGTTGAGGTATCTCCATTGGGATGGATACCCTTTGACATCTTTGCCTAGCAATTTTCGTCCACAGAACCTTGTTGAAATTAACCTATCATCTAGCAAGGTTAACCAACTGTGGAGAGGAGACCAG AATCTCGTCAATTTAAAAGATGTCAACCTCAGCAATTGCGAGCACATAACTTTCATGCCAGACCTTTCAAAGGCCAGAAACCTTGAGAGATTGAATCTTCAATTCTGTACAAGTTTGGTTAAGTTTCCTTCAGCAGTTCAGCATCTGGACAAGCTTGTTGATTTAGATTTGAGAGGCTGCAAAAGACTAATCAATCTTCCCAGTAGAATTAATTCAAGCTGTCTGGAGACTCTGAACCTTTCTGGTTGTGCAAATCTCAAGAAGTGCCCAGAAACTGCAAGGAAACtgacatatttaaatttaaatgagacTGCTGTTGAGGAGTTTCCTCAATCAATTGGGGAACTCAGTGGACTTGTTGCGTTGAATTTGAAGAACTGCAACCTCCTGGTGAATCTtccaaaaaacatgtatttgttGGAATCTCTTCTAATTGTTGACATCTCTGGCTGCTCATTTATCAGCAGGCTTCCTGATTTTTCAAGGAATATAAGATACTTGTACTTGAATGGAACTGCAATAGAAGAACTGCCATCTTCAATTGGTGATCTAAGGAAACTCATTTGTTTAGATCTAGTTGGCTGCAACAGGCTGAAGAATCTGCCGAGTGCGGTTTCTAAGTTAGTATGTCTTGAAAAACTTAGTCTTTCTGGTTGCTCAAGTATCACGGAGTTTCCAAaggtttcaaataatttaaaggaGCTGTATTTAAATGGGACAGCAATACGAGAGATTCCCTCCTCAATAGAATGGTTGTTTGATCTTGCTGAATTGCACCTAAGAAACTGCAAACAATTTGAGATTCTTCCAAGCAGCATATGCAAGTTGAAAAAACTGCAGAGGCTTAATCTCTCAGGTTGCCTCCAATTTAGGGATTTTCCAGAAGTTTTGGAGCCGATGGATTGTTTGAGATATCTCTATTTAGAACAGACACGCATAACAAAGTTGCCTTCACCGATTCGAAATCTGAAGGGACTTGCCTGCTTGGAAGTGGGAAACTGCAAAGATCTAATGGGCATCAATTGTCTTGTTGTCTTGCAATTGCCCGAGAGATGCGTGGATTTAGATTGTTTGCGTAAGCTAAATCTAGATGGTTGCAGTCTATCGGAAGTGCCGGACAGTCTTGGTCGTTTTTCGTCACTGGAAGTGTTAGATTTAAGTGGAAACGATTTTAAGACTATACCTATAAGCATCAATAAACTCTTAGAGTTGCAATATCTAGGATTAAGGAATTGCAAGAGGCTTGAATCATTACCAGAGCTTCCACCACGGCTATCAAAGCTGGATGCAGACAATTGCGAGAGTTTGAATCATTACCAAGGCTTTCACCACAGCTCATCAACTGTAGTTGAGGGGAAcatttttgaattcattttcaCTAATTGCTCGAGATCGCATTGGTTCAATCAAATTTTGGCGTACTCATTATTGAAATTTCAACTTTACACCAAAAGGTTATACCATCAG CTGCCCGATGTTCCAGAAGGGCCATGTAGTTTCTGCCTCCCTGCAGATGCGACTCCGGAGTGGTTCAACCATCAAAGTTGGGGATCTACAGTAACTTTCCAGCTATCTTCACATTGGGCTAATAGCCAGTTCTTGGGTTTCTCTCTTTGCGCTGTCTTTTCATTTGGTTATGTCAGCCATAGTTTGCAAGTTAAATGCACATATCACTTCCGAAATAAGCATGGTGAAAGTCGTGACCTCGTTTGCTATCTCCATGGTTGGTATGATGAGAAGCGAATCAACTTAACACACATATTGGTGGGGTTTGATCCCTGTGTGGTTGCCAAAGAAGATTATATGTTTAGTGAATATAGTGAGGTCTCTGTTGAGTTCCAACTGGAATTTATGAACGGAAATCTCTTACCATTAGATCTTTGTCAAGTACACGAGTGTGGGGTCCGTCTACTGTATGAAGATGGGATACATTGCTTTGATTTGATCAGGTCaggctatttttgtttttatcctatGAATGGTGATGAATTGCAAACAATGTTCCAAGCCAAGAGAGCAAGGTTCCAAGGCATGAGATGGGAGGATTATTATGTCATGCGTAGGACCTATGAATTCTTGGCGGACCTTCAG CTGCTTGATGTTGTAGCTGAGCCATCTAGTTTCTGCCTCCCTGGAGACGCGACTCTAGAGTGGTTTAACCATCAAAGTTGGGGATCTACAGTAACATTCCAGCTATCTTCAAATTGGGCTAATAGGAAGTTCTTGGGTTTCTCTCTTTGCGCAGTCATTGCATTTGGTTCTGCCAGTGATAGTTTTGGTTATGCCAGTCAGAGGTTGCATGTTAAATGCACATATCACTTCCGCAATAAGCATGGTGATAGTCGTGACCTCGATTGCTATCTCCATGGTTGGAATGATGAGAAGCGCATCGACGACTCGACATGCATATTCATGGGATTTGATCTCTGTGTGGTTGCCAAAGAAAAGGATATGTTTTGTGAATATAGCGAGGTCTCAGTTGAATTCCAGCCGGAAGATATGTACGGCACTCTCTTACTATTAGATTTTTGTCAAGTGGTTGAGTGTGGGGTCCATTTACTGTATGACGGTGAGGCGTGTAGGCTTCGTCTACTGCATGCCAATgatgaagataagatacaacaCTTTCATTTGATAATGTCAGACTCCTCTCGTTTTTATCCTCTAGATCGAGATGAATTGGAAGTAAGGTTCCAAGCCAAGAGAGCAAGGTTCCAAGCTGATATATGGAAGGATTATTATGTCATGCGCAGGACCTATAAATTCTTGGCAAACCTACAG CTGCCTGATGTTCCAGCTATGCCATCTAGTTTCTGCCTTCCTGGAGATGTAACTCCAGAGTGGTTTAGCCATCAAAGTTGGGGATCTACAGTAACATTCCAGCTATCTTCAAATTGGGCTAATAGCCAGTTCTTTGGTTTCTCTCTTTGCGTTGTCATTGCATTTGTTTCTATCATCCATAGTTTGCAAGTTAAATGCACATATCACTTCCGCAATAAGCATGGTGATAGGCGTGACCTCGATTGCTATCTCCATGGTTGGTATGATGAGAAGAGCATCGAGGCAGCACACATATTGGTGGGGTTTGATCCCTGTGTGGTTGCCAAAGAAAAGGATACGTTTATTAAATACAGCGACGTCTCAGTTGAATTCCAACTGGAAGATAAGAACGGCAATCTCTTACCATCATATCTTTGTCAAGTGATTGAGTGTGGGGTCCGCCTACTGCATGCCAATGAGATATATCGCTTTGATTTCATCATGCAGGGATATTATCGTTTTCATCCTCAGGATCAAGATGGATTGGAAGCAATGTTCCAAGCCAAGAGAGCAAGGCTCCAAGTCAATAGACAAGATTATTCTATCATGCGTAGGACCTATAAATTCTTGGCGGACCTTCAG CTAGGCCATCTAGTTTCTGCCTCCCGAGGCCACCTAGTTTCTACCTCCCTGGAGATGTAA